One Corvus moneduloides isolate bCorMon1 chromosome Z, bCorMon1.pri, whole genome shotgun sequence genomic window carries:
- the ZBTB7C gene encoding zinc finger and BTB domain-containing protein 7C isoform X2, whose translation MSRDHLTALSTFQDQALGDGQKSERSITILKQNQGYWALNENMANGIEDLIGIPFPNHSTEVLCGLNEQRHDGLLCDVILIVQDQEYRTHRSVLAACSKYFKKLFTTGTLTDQPYVYEIDFVKPEALSAILEFAYTSTLTITTSNVKHILSAAKMLEIQSIINVCLEIMEPDREAEEEDDKEDDDDDEDEDEDEEEEEEEEVEDFVNQENLTDVQEVSCHQSPSESDLTEEAYTEAPKDFPNHFPASNSSGHLGMIRDFSIESLLSENLYPKANIPERRPVLSPFAPSFFPHLWNGDFNSFSQLEEPQVDNGPLDLVIKKRKIKEEEEKEDLPLPPPPFPNDFFKDMFANTPAAPLGHIKAETDYSAYLNFLSATQFGGVFPTWPLEEERKMKPKASQQCPICNKVIMGAGKLPRHMRTHTGEKPYMCNICEVRFTRQDKLKIHMRKHTGERPYLCIHCNAKFVHNYDLKNHMRIHTGIRPYQCEFCYKSFTRSDHLHRHIKRQSCRIARPRRGRKPAAWRAAGLLFTPGGPPVENSFVMPPTLEEMSGHLSSTAMCLPGPSPKHFLSGAKTPFSLQELESQIEETQMKLFRRAQMDMERNAGIFAFALGHNENLAAQPFFPLPDPWSTGFSGLAGLGHVAPISEASN comes from the exons GGCACTAAATGAGAATATGGCCAATGGCATTGAAGATCTTATCGGGATCCCATTCCCGAACCACAGCACTGAGGTCCTGTGTGGTTTAAACGAGCAGAGGCATGACGGGCTCCTCTGCGATGTCATCCTCATCGTCCAGGACCAGGAGTACCGCACCCACCGCTCCgtcctggctgcctgcagcaaGTACTTCAAAAAACTCTTCACTACCGGCACTTTAACAGACCAGCCCTATGTTTACGAGATTGACTTTGTCAAGCCTGAAGCACTTTCTGCTATCCTCGAGTTTGCCTACACCTCAACCCTCACCATCACCACCTCAAACGTCAAGCACATCCTCAGCGCTGCCAAGATGCTGGAGATCCAGAGCATCATCAACGTATGCCTTGAAATCATGGAGCCCGACAGAGAGGCCGAGGAGGAAGATGACAAAGAGGACGACGATGATGATGAAGAcgaagatgaagatgaggaggaagaggaggaggaggaagtggaaGATTTTGTCAATCAGGAGAACCTAACTGATGTACAAGAAGTAAGCTGCCACCAAAGCCCTTCTGAGTCCGATCTTACCGAAGAAGCTTACACAGAAGCACCTAAAGATTTTCCAAATCACTTCCCAGCCAGTAACTCCTCTGGACACTTGGGCATGATAAGAGACTTCTCCATCGAGTCCTTGCTGAGTGAAAACTTGTACCCTAAGGCAAACATCCCAGAAAGGAGGCCAGTTCTATCTCCTTTCGCCCCCAGCTTCTTCCCCCATCTGTGGAATGGCGACTTTAACTCCTTCTCCCAGCTTGAAGAGCCGCAAGTAGACAATGGCCCTTTGGATTTGGTGATCAAAAAGAGGAAGAtcaaggaagaggaggagaaggaagaccTGCCTCTGCCTCCGCCTCCTTTCCCTAATGACTTCTTCAAGGACATGTTTGCCAacaccccagcagctcccttaGGGCATATTAAGGCAGAGACTGACTATAGCGCTTACCTCAATTTCTTAAGTGCTACCCAGTTTGGAGGAGTTTTTCCCACATGGCCCctggaggaagagaggaaaatgaagccCAAGGCATCCCAGCAGTGTCCCATCTGTAACAAAGTCATCATGGGAGCCGGCAAGCTGCCCAGGCACATGAGGACCCACACGGGGGAGAAGCCCTATATGTGCAATATCTGTGAAGTTCGCTTTACCAG gcAGGACAAGCTCAAAATCCACATGCGGAAGCACACGGGGGAGCGGCCCTACCTTTGCATCCACTGCAACGCCAAGTTCGTGCACAACTACGACCTGAAGAACCACATGCGCATCCACACGGGCATCCGGCCTTACCAGTGTGAGTTCTGCTACAAGAGCTTCACCCGCTCCGACCACCTGCACCGCCACATCAAGCGCCAGAGCTGCCGCATcgcgcggccccggcgcggccgcAAGCCGGCAGCGTGGCGGGCGGCCGGCCTGCTCTTCACCCCCGGGGGCCCGCCCGTAGAGAACAGCTTCGTGATGCCACCCACACTGGAGGAGATGAGCGGCCACCTCAGCAGCACGGCCATGTGCCTTCCCGGCCCCAGCCCCAAACACTTCCTGAGCGGGGCCAAGACCCCCTTcagcctgcaggagctggagagccaaATTGAAGAAACCCAGATGAAGCTCTTCAGGCGGGCCCAGATGGACATGGAGAGGAACGCGGGCATCTTCGCCTTCGCCCTGGGCCACAATGAAAACCTCGCTGCCCaacctttcttccctctccctgacCCTTGGAGCACAGGCTTCAGTGGCTTGGCGGGGCTTGGCCACGTGGCTCCCATCTCAGAGGCCAGCAACTAA
- the ZBTB7C gene encoding zinc finger and BTB domain-containing protein 7C isoform X3, with amino-acid sequence MANGIEDLIGIPFPNHSTEVLCGLNEQRHDGLLCDVILIVQDQEYRTHRSVLAACSKYFKKLFTTGTLTDQPYVYEIDFVKPEALSAILEFAYTSTLTITTSNVKHILSAAKMLEIQSIINVCLEIMEPDREAEEEDDKEDDDDDEDEDEDEEEEEEEEVEDFVNQENLTDVQEVSCHQSPSESDLTEEAYTEAPKDFPNHFPASNSSGHLGMIRDFSIESLLSENLYPKANIPERRPVLSPFAPSFFPHLWNGDFNSFSQLEEPQVDNGPLDLVIKKRKIKEEEEKEDLPLPPPPFPNDFFKDMFANTPAAPLGHIKAETDYSAYLNFLSATQFGGVFPTWPLEEERKMKPKASQQCPICNKVIMGAGKLPRHMRTHTGEKPYMCNICEVRFTRQDKLKIHMRKHTGERPYLCIHCNAKFVHNYDLKNHMRIHTGIRPYQCEFCYKSFTRSDHLHRHIKRQSCRIARPRRGRKPAAWRAAGLLFTPGGPPVENSFVMPPTLEEMSGHLSSTAMCLPGPSPKHFLSGAKTPFSLQELESQIEETQMKLFRRAQMDMERNAGIFAFALGHNENLAAQPFFPLPDPWSTGFSGLAGLGHVAPISEASN; translated from the exons ATGGCCAATGGCATTGAAGATCTTATCGGGATCCCATTCCCGAACCACAGCACTGAGGTCCTGTGTGGTTTAAACGAGCAGAGGCATGACGGGCTCCTCTGCGATGTCATCCTCATCGTCCAGGACCAGGAGTACCGCACCCACCGCTCCgtcctggctgcctgcagcaaGTACTTCAAAAAACTCTTCACTACCGGCACTTTAACAGACCAGCCCTATGTTTACGAGATTGACTTTGTCAAGCCTGAAGCACTTTCTGCTATCCTCGAGTTTGCCTACACCTCAACCCTCACCATCACCACCTCAAACGTCAAGCACATCCTCAGCGCTGCCAAGATGCTGGAGATCCAGAGCATCATCAACGTATGCCTTGAAATCATGGAGCCCGACAGAGAGGCCGAGGAGGAAGATGACAAAGAGGACGACGATGATGATGAAGAcgaagatgaagatgaggaggaagaggaggaggaggaagtggaaGATTTTGTCAATCAGGAGAACCTAACTGATGTACAAGAAGTAAGCTGCCACCAAAGCCCTTCTGAGTCCGATCTTACCGAAGAAGCTTACACAGAAGCACCTAAAGATTTTCCAAATCACTTCCCAGCCAGTAACTCCTCTGGACACTTGGGCATGATAAGAGACTTCTCCATCGAGTCCTTGCTGAGTGAAAACTTGTACCCTAAGGCAAACATCCCAGAAAGGAGGCCAGTTCTATCTCCTTTCGCCCCCAGCTTCTTCCCCCATCTGTGGAATGGCGACTTTAACTCCTTCTCCCAGCTTGAAGAGCCGCAAGTAGACAATGGCCCTTTGGATTTGGTGATCAAAAAGAGGAAGAtcaaggaagaggaggagaaggaagaccTGCCTCTGCCTCCGCCTCCTTTCCCTAATGACTTCTTCAAGGACATGTTTGCCAacaccccagcagctcccttaGGGCATATTAAGGCAGAGACTGACTATAGCGCTTACCTCAATTTCTTAAGTGCTACCCAGTTTGGAGGAGTTTTTCCCACATGGCCCctggaggaagagaggaaaatgaagccCAAGGCATCCCAGCAGTGTCCCATCTGTAACAAAGTCATCATGGGAGCCGGCAAGCTGCCCAGGCACATGAGGACCCACACGGGGGAGAAGCCCTATATGTGCAATATCTGTGAAGTTCGCTTTACCAG gcAGGACAAGCTCAAAATCCACATGCGGAAGCACACGGGGGAGCGGCCCTACCTTTGCATCCACTGCAACGCCAAGTTCGTGCACAACTACGACCTGAAGAACCACATGCGCATCCACACGGGCATCCGGCCTTACCAGTGTGAGTTCTGCTACAAGAGCTTCACCCGCTCCGACCACCTGCACCGCCACATCAAGCGCCAGAGCTGCCGCATcgcgcggccccggcgcggccgcAAGCCGGCAGCGTGGCGGGCGGCCGGCCTGCTCTTCACCCCCGGGGGCCCGCCCGTAGAGAACAGCTTCGTGATGCCACCCACACTGGAGGAGATGAGCGGCCACCTCAGCAGCACGGCCATGTGCCTTCCCGGCCCCAGCCCCAAACACTTCCTGAGCGGGGCCAAGACCCCCTTcagcctgcaggagctggagagccaaATTGAAGAAACCCAGATGAAGCTCTTCAGGCGGGCCCAGATGGACATGGAGAGGAACGCGGGCATCTTCGCCTTCGCCCTGGGCCACAATGAAAACCTCGCTGCCCaacctttcttccctctccctgacCCTTGGAGCACAGGCTTCAGTGGCTTGGCGGGGCTTGGCCACGTGGCTCCCATCTCAGAGGCCAGCAACTAA
- the ZBTB7C gene encoding zinc finger and BTB domain-containing protein 7C isoform X1 yields MVSALQKEWSGAAVVLSCALSSPGDELLCPSAANQVSTCTRALNENMANGIEDLIGIPFPNHSTEVLCGLNEQRHDGLLCDVILIVQDQEYRTHRSVLAACSKYFKKLFTTGTLTDQPYVYEIDFVKPEALSAILEFAYTSTLTITTSNVKHILSAAKMLEIQSIINVCLEIMEPDREAEEEDDKEDDDDDEDEDEDEEEEEEEEVEDFVNQENLTDVQEVSCHQSPSESDLTEEAYTEAPKDFPNHFPASNSSGHLGMIRDFSIESLLSENLYPKANIPERRPVLSPFAPSFFPHLWNGDFNSFSQLEEPQVDNGPLDLVIKKRKIKEEEEKEDLPLPPPPFPNDFFKDMFANTPAAPLGHIKAETDYSAYLNFLSATQFGGVFPTWPLEEERKMKPKASQQCPICNKVIMGAGKLPRHMRTHTGEKPYMCNICEVRFTRQDKLKIHMRKHTGERPYLCIHCNAKFVHNYDLKNHMRIHTGIRPYQCEFCYKSFTRSDHLHRHIKRQSCRIARPRRGRKPAAWRAAGLLFTPGGPPVENSFVMPPTLEEMSGHLSSTAMCLPGPSPKHFLSGAKTPFSLQELESQIEETQMKLFRRAQMDMERNAGIFAFALGHNENLAAQPFFPLPDPWSTGFSGLAGLGHVAPISEASN; encoded by the exons ATGGTGTCAGCCTTGCAAAAGGAATGGAGTGGGGCTGCAGTTGTGCTTTCATGTGCCCTGAGTTCTCCTGGAGATGAACTGCTCTGTCCCTCGGCAGCGAACCAAGTGTCTACCTGCACCAG GGCACTAAATGAGAATATGGCCAATGGCATTGAAGATCTTATCGGGATCCCATTCCCGAACCACAGCACTGAGGTCCTGTGTGGTTTAAACGAGCAGAGGCATGACGGGCTCCTCTGCGATGTCATCCTCATCGTCCAGGACCAGGAGTACCGCACCCACCGCTCCgtcctggctgcctgcagcaaGTACTTCAAAAAACTCTTCACTACCGGCACTTTAACAGACCAGCCCTATGTTTACGAGATTGACTTTGTCAAGCCTGAAGCACTTTCTGCTATCCTCGAGTTTGCCTACACCTCAACCCTCACCATCACCACCTCAAACGTCAAGCACATCCTCAGCGCTGCCAAGATGCTGGAGATCCAGAGCATCATCAACGTATGCCTTGAAATCATGGAGCCCGACAGAGAGGCCGAGGAGGAAGATGACAAAGAGGACGACGATGATGATGAAGAcgaagatgaagatgaggaggaagaggaggaggaggaagtggaaGATTTTGTCAATCAGGAGAACCTAACTGATGTACAAGAAGTAAGCTGCCACCAAAGCCCTTCTGAGTCCGATCTTACCGAAGAAGCTTACACAGAAGCACCTAAAGATTTTCCAAATCACTTCCCAGCCAGTAACTCCTCTGGACACTTGGGCATGATAAGAGACTTCTCCATCGAGTCCTTGCTGAGTGAAAACTTGTACCCTAAGGCAAACATCCCAGAAAGGAGGCCAGTTCTATCTCCTTTCGCCCCCAGCTTCTTCCCCCATCTGTGGAATGGCGACTTTAACTCCTTCTCCCAGCTTGAAGAGCCGCAAGTAGACAATGGCCCTTTGGATTTGGTGATCAAAAAGAGGAAGAtcaaggaagaggaggagaaggaagaccTGCCTCTGCCTCCGCCTCCTTTCCCTAATGACTTCTTCAAGGACATGTTTGCCAacaccccagcagctcccttaGGGCATATTAAGGCAGAGACTGACTATAGCGCTTACCTCAATTTCTTAAGTGCTACCCAGTTTGGAGGAGTTTTTCCCACATGGCCCctggaggaagagaggaaaatgaagccCAAGGCATCCCAGCAGTGTCCCATCTGTAACAAAGTCATCATGGGAGCCGGCAAGCTGCCCAGGCACATGAGGACCCACACGGGGGAGAAGCCCTATATGTGCAATATCTGTGAAGTTCGCTTTACCAG gcAGGACAAGCTCAAAATCCACATGCGGAAGCACACGGGGGAGCGGCCCTACCTTTGCATCCACTGCAACGCCAAGTTCGTGCACAACTACGACCTGAAGAACCACATGCGCATCCACACGGGCATCCGGCCTTACCAGTGTGAGTTCTGCTACAAGAGCTTCACCCGCTCCGACCACCTGCACCGCCACATCAAGCGCCAGAGCTGCCGCATcgcgcggccccggcgcggccgcAAGCCGGCAGCGTGGCGGGCGGCCGGCCTGCTCTTCACCCCCGGGGGCCCGCCCGTAGAGAACAGCTTCGTGATGCCACCCACACTGGAGGAGATGAGCGGCCACCTCAGCAGCACGGCCATGTGCCTTCCCGGCCCCAGCCCCAAACACTTCCTGAGCGGGGCCAAGACCCCCTTcagcctgcaggagctggagagccaaATTGAAGAAACCCAGATGAAGCTCTTCAGGCGGGCCCAGATGGACATGGAGAGGAACGCGGGCATCTTCGCCTTCGCCCTGGGCCACAATGAAAACCTCGCTGCCCaacctttcttccctctccctgacCCTTGGAGCACAGGCTTCAGTGGCTTGGCGGGGCTTGGCCACGTGGCTCCCATCTCAGAGGCCAGCAACTAA